The Flavobacterium praedii genome window below encodes:
- a CDS encoding ComF family protein: MLNSLINLFFPPVCAGCKSFIGTNENVICTVCRHELPLTNHHLNPENEAFKKFYGRIPVEHVSALLYFHKKGMVQELIHNLKYKGHEEIGTVLGEWYASELKDNPIIKDVDRIIPVPLHKKRMKERGYNQVTNFGLALAEHFKTPMNDSILMRKVYSKTQSKKNLLGRIEGIETVFDVDFCEEDWNKHYLLIDDVLTTGATLEACSKALLKIPGAKISIVCMAMAHS; this comes from the coding sequence ATGCTTAATTCCTTGATCAATCTATTTTTCCCGCCCGTTTGTGCCGGCTGCAAATCATTCATTGGTACAAATGAAAATGTAATTTGTACCGTATGTCGTCATGAATTGCCTTTGACCAATCATCATTTGAATCCAGAAAATGAAGCCTTTAAAAAGTTTTATGGTCGAATTCCCGTAGAACATGTTTCTGCATTGTTGTATTTTCATAAAAAGGGAATGGTTCAAGAACTCATACATAATTTGAAATACAAAGGTCATGAAGAAATTGGAACCGTTTTGGGCGAATGGTACGCTTCCGAGCTAAAAGACAATCCGATTATAAAGGATGTAGATCGTATCATTCCTGTTCCATTGCATAAAAAACGCATGAAAGAAAGGGGCTATAATCAAGTTACTAATTTTGGATTGGCTTTGGCTGAGCATTTTAAAACTCCAATGAACGATTCTATTTTAATGCGAAAAGTATATTCAAAAACGCAATCAAAAAAGAATCTTTTGGGGAGAATCGAAGGAATTGAAACGGTTTTTGATGTTGATTTCTGTGAAGAAGACTGGAACAAACATTATCTATTGATTGATGATGTATTGACCACAGGCGCTACGCTCGAAGCTTGTTCAAAAGCATTGCTTAAAATTCCGGGAGCAAAAATTAGTATTGTTTGTATGGCGATGGCACATTCTTGA